A window of the Brassica oleracea var. oleracea cultivar TO1000 chromosome C1, BOL, whole genome shotgun sequence genome harbors these coding sequences:
- the LOC106326652 gene encoding aquaporin SIP1-1-like, with translation MLMGVIKSAIGDMLMTFSWVVLSATFGLQTTEIISAAGLHGITWAPLAITTFLIFVYVSLFTVVFGSASFNPTGNAAFYAAGIPGDTLFTLAIRLPAQAAGAAGGALAIMEFIPEKYKHMISGPSLLVDVHTGAIAETILSFGITFAVLLIILKGPRRLLAKTLLLSLATICFVVAGSKYTGPAMNPAIAFGWAYMTSSHNTWDHFYVYWISSFVGALSAALVFRTIFPPSPSPSPSRPQKKQKKQKKQKKAEKQKKA, from the exons ATGCTGATGGGCGTTATCAAGTCGGCGATTGGGGATATGCTGATGACCTTCTCATGGGTCGTCCTCTCCGCGACCTTCGGTTTACAGACGACGGAGATCATCTCCGCCGCGGGGCTTCACGGAATCACTTGGGCTCCGTTGGCGATCACCACGTTTCTGATTTTCGTCTACGTGTCCTTGTTCACCGTCGTGTTCGGCTCCGCTAGCTTTAATCCTACCGGAAACGCCGCCTTCTACGCCGCCGGGATTCCTGGAGATACCCTCTTCACCTTGGCCATCAGGTTGCCTGCTCAG GCAGCTGGTGCGGCAGGAGGTGCATTGGCTATTATGGAGTTCATACCAGAGAAGTACAAGCATATGATCTCGGGACCTTCCCTTCTGGTTGATGTGCACACTGGAGCTATTGCAGAGACCATCTTGAGTTTCGGTATTACCTTCGCGGTTTTGCTTATTATCCTCAAGGGTCCACGGAGGTTACTCGCTAAGACGCTCTTGCTTTCTCTTGCAACCATTTGCTTCGTTGTTGCTGGGTCTAAATACACCGGACCAGCCATGAACCCCGCCATT GCGTTTGGGTGGGCGTATATGACCAGCTCTCACAACACATGGGACCATTTCTACGTGTACTGGATCAGTTCTTTCGTTGGAGCTTTATCTGCTGCATTGGTCTTCCGTACTATCTTCCCTCCATCTCCATCTCCATCTCCATCTCGACCACAGAAGAAACAAAAGAAACAGAAGAAACAGAAGAAAGCAGAAAAACAGAAGAAAGCCTGA
- the LOC106295939 gene encoding apyrase 1-like: MTAKRAIGRHDSLSEKIRRHRGLLLVISIPIVLIALVILLMPGTTSEYALNGGGSDSKKYAVIFDAGSSGSRVHVYCFDKNLDLVPLENELELFLQLKPGLSAYPNDPRQSANSLVTLLDKAEDSVPSELRPKTPVRVGATAGLRALGHEASENILQAVRELLKDRSRLKTEANAVTVLDGTQEGSYQWVTINYLLKTLGKPYSETVGVVDLGGGSVQMAYAISEKDAATAPKPLQGEDSYVREMYLKGRKYFLYVHSYLHYGLLAARAEILKVSEGSNNPCIVTGYDGTYKYGGTAFKAAASPSGASVDECKRVALKALKVNDSVCTHMKCTFGGVWNGGGGGGQKNMFVASFFFDRAAEAGFVDPSQPVATVRPADFEKAASQACNMKMGEGKTKFPRVEEDNLPYLCLDLVYQYTLLVDGFGLKPSQTITLVKKVKYGEHAVEAAWPLGSAIEAVSSL, encoded by the exons ATGACGGCGAAGCGAGCGATCGGGAGGCACGACTCTCTTTCCGAAAAGATCCGTCGGCACCGCGGTCTCCTGCTCGTGATCTCGATCCCGATCGTGCTGATCGCTCTCGTGATCCTGCTGATGCCTGGGACGACGTCGGAGTACGCGCTGAACGGAGGAGGATCGGATTCGAAGAAGTACGCTGTGATTTTCGACGCGGGGAGCTCGGGGAGCCGCGTGCATGTTTACTGCTTTGATAAAAATTTGGATCTCGTTCCTTTGGAGAATGAGCTCGAGCTCTTCCTTCAG CTAAAGCCTGGATTGAGTGCGTATCCTAATGATCCTAGGCAATCAGCAAACTCTTTGGTGACTCTGCTTGACAAAGCAGAGGACTCTGTTCCTAGCGAGTTGCGTCCCAAGACTCCTGTTAGAGTTGGG GCTACTGCTGGTTTGAGAGCTTTGGGTCATGAAGCTTCTGAAAACATTTTGCAAGCG GTTAGGGAGCTCCTGAAAGATAGAAGCAGGTTGAAGACTGAGGCAAATGCAGTTACTGTTCTGGATGGTACTCAAGAAGGTTCTTATCAGTGG GTGACCATCAACTACTTGCTAAAGACTTTGGGAAAGCCTTACTCAGAAACGGTTGGAGTGGTTGATCTTGGAGGGGGATCTGTTCAGATGGCGTATGCTATATCTGAGAAAGATGCTGCAACAGCACCAAAACCATTACAAGGCGAGGATTCTTATGTCAGAGAAATGTATCTCAAGGGACGAAAATATTTCCTCTATGTTCACAG CTACCTACATTACGGGTTATTAGCTGCCCGAGCAGAGATTTTGAAAGTTTCCGAGGGCTCTAACAACCCCTGCATTGTCACCGGCTATGATG GTACTTACAAGTATGGTGGAACAGCGTTTAAGGCCGCTGCTTCTCCATCCGGTGCAAGTGTAGACGAATGCAAGCGAGTAGCTCTTAAGGCACTCAAAGTCAATGATTCAGTCTGTACACACATGAAATGCACATTCGGTGGAGTGTGGAACGGTGGAGGCGGTGGTGGCCAAAAGAATATGTTTGTCGCATCGTTTTTCTTTGACAGAGCCGCAGAG GCTGGTTTCGTTGACCCGTCACAACCTGTGGCTACTGTTCGTCCAGCTGACTTTGAGAAAGCAGCAAGCCAAGCGTGTAACATGAAAATGGGAGAAGGGAAAACGAAGTTCCCACGTGTGGAGGAAGACAATCTTCCTTACTTGTGCTTGGATCTTGTTTACCAGTACACTCTTCTCGTTGATGGATTCG GATTGAAGCCATCACAGACAATAACGTTAGTGAAGAAGGTGAAGTATGGAGAGCACGCCGTGGAAGCTGCGTGGCCACTAGGAAGCGCCATAGAGGCCGTATCCTCGCTATGA
- the LOC106340987 gene encoding agamous-like MADS-box protein AGL62 gives MKEVEDYENRMTTFSKRKTGIFKKMSELVALCGVEAAFVAFSETGKSHTFAHPSMEDAVGRLKSPLIDESPRKDDTNTPSLVGAYKRQKNEELKKLYADFAEELELEEEKEKKLKKSKSDKRFDKKWWNAEGLSVEERKQMHQSFVELNVSLCGKVSQQFRKDGDGSSADLAGHGH, from the coding sequence ATGAAGGAGGTGGAAGACTACGAAAACAGAATGACTACGTTTTCAAAACGTAAAACTGGGATCTTCAAGAAGATGAGCGAGCTCGTTGCACTATGCGGTGTTGAAGCAGCTTTCGTGGCTTTCTCTGAAACCGGAAAGTCTCACACATTCGCACATCCGTCTATGGAAGATGCTGTTGGTCGACTGAAGAGCCCTTTGATAGATGAATCGCCCAGGAAAGACGATACCAATACTCCTTCGCTAGTGGGAGCTTATAAGAGGCAAAAGAACGAAGAGCTCAAGAAATTGTATGCTGATTTCGCTGAAGAGTTGGAATTGGAAGAGGAGAAGGAAAAAAAATTGAAGAAATCAAAAAGTGACAAAAGGTTTGACAAAAAGTGGTGGAATGCTGAAGGCTTGAGCGTGGAAGAGCGGAAGCAGATGCACCAAAGTTTTGTGGAGTTAAATGTTAGCTTATGCGGTAAGGTTTCACAACAGTTTAGAAAAGACGGTGATGGTTCATCTGCTGATCTTGCGGGACATGGACATTAG
- the LOC106340996 gene encoding uncharacterized protein LOC106340996, with protein MRIGYPGSCTCVTSVSYSYLVNGTAQGKVNPSRGIRQGDPLSPYLFILCSEVLSGLLKKAQKTGEVAGVKVARGCPAINHLLFADDTMIFSRTDPRSCKALISILRKYETASGQFINLDKSAITFSAKTPGATKRRVRDELHILSEGGLGRYLGLPEHFGRRKRDIFTALIDRIRQRSHSWTTRFLSGAGKLILLKSVLTALPTYTMSCFKLPMSLCKQIQSILTRFWWDNTPGVKKMDWVSWERMARPKSAGGLGFREIAQFNDALLAKLAWRILKDPTTLLAKTLAGKYCLHSPFLEVQTPASASHGWRGILVGRDLLLKGMGWAIGSGRDVGIWTEPWLLTTEPKAPIGPPTADTKDWKVCRLILHGTNDWDVSLIQQVLPLYEESIRRLVPSTFLAPDERVWLPNASGLYTTKSGYALAKLCVGTSDDQAFNWKKGVWQVDTSPKIKHFLWKANNRALPVGSVLERRGLSLNPVCKRCGAVETELHVLLKCPFAAKVWDLVPSLFKPAIDDVDSVTALLQKCRKMVSLPPSGLGATPIYLWVLWILWTNRNRLLFEDKFFSEEATVLKALQDARAWKAAQIVVEKSSLPHSVVSPLHVTHVDACTWSSFSDAAWDSISGNCGIGWLIRDSSNTFIESSSAYRRYVPSALVVEALSVKAAMTAAISSHVSSLLVCSDSRTLISLLKFHGQDVVLKGVLYDIRFLARSFTSISFQFIPRLANVQADSLAKAALVSMPAPATCVV; from the coding sequence ATGAGGATTGGATATCCTGGATCATGCACATGCGTGACGTCAGTGTCTTACTCATACTTGGTGAACGGCACGGCGCAAGGGAAAGTGAACCCGTCTAGAGGAATCAGACAAGGCGACCCACTCTCACCTTACCTTTTCATTCTTTGCTCGGAAGTCTTATCAGGTTTATTGAAGAAGGCGCAGAAAACAGGAGAAGTCGCAGGGGTCAAGGTAGCTCGAGGATGCCCGGCTATTAACCATCTATTATTCGCTGATGACACTATGATCTTCAGTAGAACAGACCCCCGAAGCTGCAAAGCCCTGATCTCTATTCTTCGGAAATACGAGACGGCATCCGGGCAGTTCATCAACTTGGATAAGTCAGCAATTACTTTCTCCGCAAAGACTCCAGGAGCAACTAAGAGACGAGTTAGAGACGAACTACACATTCTTAGTGAAGGAGGACTTGGTAGATACCTTGGACTCCCAGAACACTTCGGCCGGCGTAAGAGAGACATCTTCACTGCGTTGATTGACCGTATCCGCCAGCGTTCTCACAGTTGGACCACTCGTTTCCTTTCTGGAGCAGGGAAATTGATCCTTTTGAAATCGGTTTTGACGGCCTTGCCAACCTACACGATGAGTTGTTTCAAACTCCCGATGTCTCTTTGCAAACAAATCCAAAGCATCCTTACGAGATTCTGGTGGGATAATACCCCGGGAGTCAAGAAAATGGATTGGGTTTCATGGGAGAGAATGGCTAGGCCCAAGAGTGCGGGTGGACTTGGGTTCAGAGAGATTGCTCAATTCAATGATGCCTTGCTAGCAAAATTAGCGTGGAGAATACTCAAAGATCCAACGACACTGTTGGCAAAGACCCTCGCTGGAAAATATTGTCTTCACTCACCTTTCTTAGAAGTCCAAACCCCGGCCAGTGCATCTCATGGTTGGCGTGGAATATTGGTAGGTCGAGATCTTCTTCTCAAGGGAATGGGCTGGGCCATTGGCTCGGGAAGAGATGTTGGAATCTGGACCGAACCATGGCTGTTAACGACGGAACCAAAGGCTCCAATTGGACCCCCAACTGCAGATACGAAAGACTGGAAGGTTTGCAGGCTCATCCTTCATGGAACCAACGACTGGGATGTTTCACTGATTCAACAAGTTTTACCTCTTTATGAGGAGAGCATAAGGAGACTGGTCCCTAGTACCTTCCTAGCGCCTGATGAAAGAGTATGGCTACCTAACGCATCTGGATTGTACACTACGAAGTCGGGTTATGCCCTTGCAAAGCTATGTGTGGGAACCTCTGACGACCAGGCCTTCAACTGGAAAAAGGGGGTCTGGCAAGTTGATACATCCCCAAAGATCAAGCACTTCCTCTGGAAGGCCAACAACAGAGCTTTACCAGTCGGCTCTGTTCTAGAAAGAAGAGGTTTGTCCCTGAATCCAGTGTGCAAACGATGTGGGGCTGTGGAAACAGAGCTCCATGTGCTCCTTAAGTGTCCTTTCGCAGCAAAAGTTTGGGACTTGGTGCCTAGCTTGTTCAAGCCTGCGATTGATGACGTTGATTCTGTTACAGCCCTCCTCCAAAAATGTCGAAAAATGGTGTCTCTGCCTCCATCTGGGTTGGGCGCAACGCCAATCTACCTTTGGGTTTTATGGATTCTGTGGACAAACAGAAACAGACTGCTTTTTGAAGACAAGTTCTTCTCTGAGGAGGCTACTGTTCTAAAAGCTTTACAGGATGCTAGAGCTTGGAAAGCAGCTCAGATAGTTGTCGAAAAATCCTCTCTACCACATAGTGTGGTTTCGCCTTTACATGTTACTCATGTTGATGCTTGCACTTGGTCATCTTTTTCAGATGCAGCATGGGACTCTATCTCAGGGAACTGCGGAATTGGGTGGCTCATCCGAGACTCATCAAACACCTTTATCGAAAGTTCCTCCGCGTACCGGCGTTACGTTCCTTCAGCTCTGGTGGTTGAAGCGTTGTCGGTTAAAGCAGCTATGACAGCGGCAATCTCCTCACATGTCAGCAGCCTCCTGGTCTGTTCTGATTCAAGGACCCTCATCTCACTCTTGAAGTTTCATGGACAGGATGTGGTCCTGAAAGGTGTGCTCTACGACATTAGATTCCTGGCGCGCTCTTTCACCTCTATCTCTTTTCAGTTTATCCCGCGTTTAGCAAATGTACAAGCTGACTCTCTCGCTAAAGCAGCTTTAGTTTCTATGCCTGCACCTGCTACTTGTGTTGTTTGA
- the LOC106345092 gene encoding NAC domain-containing protein 100-like, with protein MLEEGGVVVNQGGDQEMVDLPPGFRFHPTDAEIIIHYLKEKVFNVRFTSAAIGQADLNKNEPWDLPKIAKMGEKEFYFFCQRDRKYPTGMRTNRATVSGYWKATGKDKEIFRGKGCLVGMKKTLVFYRGRAPKGEKTNWVMHEYRLDGIYSYHNLPKTASDEWVVCRVFHKNAPPPTTTATTTTTNQLTRIDSLDNIDHLLDFSSLPPLIDPGFLSQPGPSFSGAGQQHDFKLISHHPTTVQINNTYPSAQTLTYPYNSVPNYGFGSGYGTGSGNNNNGMIKLEHSLVSVSQETGLSSDVNTTATPEISSSYPGMVNTAANAAMMDGNKTSYDDDDLGIFWDDY; from the exons ATGTTGGAAGAAGGAGGTGTAGTTGTGAACCAAGGAGGGGACCAAGAGATGGTGGATTTGCCTCCAGGGTTTCGGTTTCATCCAACTGATGCAGAGATCATAATTCACTATCTCAAAGAGAAGGTCTTCAACGTTCGATTCACCTCGGCTGCAATTGGTCAAGCCGACCTTAACAAGAACGAGCCATGGGATCTACCAA AAATTGCAAAGATGGGGGAGAAGGAGTTTTACTTCTTTTGCCAGAGGGATCGGAAGTACCCGACCGGCATGAGGACGAACCGTGCAACCGTGTCCGGTTATTGGAAGGCGACCGGGAAGGACAAGGAGATCTTTAGAGGCAAAGGTTGTCTTGTTGGGATGAAGAAAACACTTGTGTTCTATAGAGGAAGAGCTCCAAAAGGTGAAAAGACCAATTGGGTTATGCATGAGTATCGTCTTGATGGCATCTATTCTTATCACAACCTCCCTAAAACCGCAAGT GATGAATGGGTGGTGTGTAGGGTTTTCCACAAGAACGCTCCTCCTCCCACTACTACAGCTACTACTACTACTACAAATCAACTTACAAGGATTGATTCTCTTGACAACATTGATCATCTCTTAGACTTCTCGTCTCTCCCTCCTCTCATCGATCCGGGTTTCTTGAGTCAGCCCGGCCCAAGCTTCTCCGGTGCCGGCCAACAACACGACTTCAAACTCATCTCTCATCACCCTACAACCGTGCAGATCAACAACACTTACCCATCAGCCCAAACCCTCACTTACCCTTATAACTCGGTGCCAAATTATGGATTTGGTTCTGGTTATGGGACTGGTTCCGGCAACAATAACAACGGTATGATCAAGCTGGAGCATTCTCTGGTGAGTGTGTCTCAAGAAACCGGTTTAAGTTCCGATGTGAACACAACCGCCACGCCGGAGATATCTTCTTCGTATCCAGGGATGGTGAATACTGCGGCCAATGCGGCGATGATGGATGGTAACAAGACGTCCTACGATGATGATGACTTGGGGATCTTTTGGGACGACTACTAA
- the LOC106345015 gene encoding NAC transcription factor 25-like yields the protein MISKDPRSSLPPGFRFHPTDEELILYYLRKKVSSLPVPLSIIADVDIYKSDPWDLPAKAPFGEKEWYFFSPRDRKYPNGARPNRAAASGYWKATGTDKLIAVPNREGFNENIGIKKALVFYTGKPPKGVKTNWIMHEYRLAESLSPKRVTPARNGSQVNNLGDRTLKSTEYSMRLDDWVLCRIYKKSHASLSSPDVASATSDGQEHEENNNEPFVVSETLLPNLANDQTLKRQQSSFSNLLDATDLTFLTNFLNETPENRNESEFSFMFGDFSNPDIYGNHYLGHKLPQLSSPTSETRVIGNKRERVDYAEEMMNNSKKINNFSYNIDHWDHSLIQQSSFLNQELLISPHLQYQG from the exons ATGATAAGCAAGGATCCAAGATCTAGTTTACCACCAGGGTTTCGATTTCATCCAACAGATGAAGAACTCATTCTCTATTACCTAAGGAAGAAGGTTTCCTCCTTACCAGTCCCTCTTTCGATCATCGCAGATGTCGATATCTATAAGTCTGATCCATGGGACTTACCAG CTAAGGCTCCGTTTGGAGAGAAAGAATGGTATTTTTTCAGTCCGAGGGACAGGAAGTATCCTAATGGAGCAAGACCAAACAGAGCGGCTGCGTCTGGATATTGGAAAGCCACAGGAACAGATAAATTAATCGCGGTACCAAACCGCGAAGGGTTTAATGAAAACATTGGTATAAAAAAGGCTCTTGTGTTTTACACAGGAAAGCCTCCAAAAGGTGTTAAAACCAATTGGATCATGCATGAGTATAGACTCGCCGAATCCTTATCGCCCAAAAGAGTGACCCCTGCTAGGAACGGTAGCCAAGTCAATAATTTGGGAGATAGGACTTTAAAATCTACAGAATACTCAATGAGG CTGGATGATTGGGTTCTTTGCCGTATTTACAAGAAATCACACGCTTCATTGTCATCACCAGATGTTGCTTCAGCTACAAGCGATGGTCAAGAACATGAGGAAAATAACAATGAACCATTTGTAGTCAGCGAAACCCTTTTGCCAAATTTGGCAAACGATCAAACACTTAAACGCCAGCAGTCTTCTTTCTCCAACTTACTAGACGCTACTGATTTGACGTTCTTGACAAATTTTCTAAACGAAACTCCAGAAAATCGTAACGAATCAGAGTTTTCTTTCATGTTTGGAGATTTCTCAAATCCTGACATCTACGGAAACCATTACTTGGGTCACAAGTTACCGCAGCTGAGCTCTCCCACTTCAGAGACCAGAGTTATAGGAAACAAAAGAGAAAGAGTGGATTATGCTGAAGAAATGATGAACAATTCAAAGAAGATCAACAACTTTAGTTACAATATAGATCATTGGGATCATAGTCTGATTCAACAATCTAGTTTTCTGAATCAAGAACTCTTGATCAGTCCTCATCTTCAGTATCAAGGCTAG